In Rhodobacter sp. 24-YEA-8, the following are encoded in one genomic region:
- a CDS encoding mandelate racemase/muconate lactonizing enzyme family protein — protein sequence MILQDLEIFVVAPPAPGWGGRYWIFPKLTTRCGITGYGECYASSVGPKAMQAVIEDVFTRHMQGENPENIELMYRRVYSSGFTQRPDLTVMGAFSGLEIACWDIIGKARNRPVWALNGGRMNDRLRAYTYLYPEPGQDPTEFWASPDQQAEAALRYVDQGFTALKFDPAGPYTIRGGHQPALSDISRSVAFCKTIREAVGDRADLLFGTHGQFTTEGAIRLGRELEPWNPLWYEEPIPPDNLLEFAEVAKQVRIPLATGERLTTKTEFATLLRAGGVRILQPALGRLGGISEGRKLAAIAEVYNAEIAPHLYAGPVEWAANIHLGVTIPNLLLVETIETGGAFHQRLIKNTIRWENGYILPPEGPGLGIDFDEDLARAHPYNGDKLHLQMQEAPCSYQAENRFEGGAPSEV from the coding sequence ATGATCCTGCAGGACCTAGAGATTTTTGTTGTTGCCCCACCCGCGCCCGGCTGGGGCGGCCGTTACTGGATCTTTCCGAAACTCACCACGCGCTGCGGTATCACCGGATATGGCGAATGCTACGCTTCGAGCGTCGGACCCAAAGCGATGCAGGCCGTCATCGAAGACGTCTTCACCCGCCATATGCAGGGCGAAAACCCCGAAAACATCGAACTCATGTATCGAAGGGTCTATTCCTCCGGCTTTACGCAGCGCCCTGATCTCACCGTGATGGGGGCCTTTTCCGGGCTTGAGATCGCCTGCTGGGACATTATCGGCAAGGCGCGCAACCGCCCGGTCTGGGCGCTGAATGGCGGGCGGATGAATGACCGACTGCGCGCCTACACCTATCTCTACCCCGAGCCCGGCCAGGACCCGACCGAATTCTGGGCCAGCCCCGACCAGCAGGCCGAGGCCGCGCTTCGCTATGTCGATCAGGGCTTTACGGCGCTGAAATTCGACCCCGCCGGCCCTTATACGATCCGGGGCGGGCATCAGCCCGCTCTGTCCGACATCTCGCGCTCGGTCGCCTTTTGCAAAACCATCCGCGAAGCGGTCGGCGACCGCGCCGATCTGCTGTTCGGCACCCATGGCCAGTTCACCACCGAAGGCGCCATCCGGCTTGGCCGCGAGCTCGAGCCATGGAACCCGCTCTGGTATGAGGAACCGATCCCGCCCGACAATCTTCTGGAATTCGCCGAGGTCGCGAAACAGGTCCGCATTCCACTTGCAACCGGCGAGCGGCTGACCACCAAGACCGAATTCGCCACGCTTTTGCGGGCGGGCGGTGTGCGGATCCTGCAACCCGCACTTGGCCGGCTTGGCGGTATTTCCGAAGGCCGCAAACTCGCCGCCATTGCCGAGGTCTATAATGCCGAAATCGCGCCGCATCTCTATGCAGGGCCGGTGGAATGGGCGGCGAATATCCATCTTGGGGTCACGATCCCCAATCTTTTGCTGGTTGAGACCATCGAGACCGGCGGCGCCTTCCATCAGCGCCTGATCAAAAACACGATCCGCTGGGAAAATGGCTATATCCTGCCCCCCGAAGGCCCCGGGCTCGGCATTGATTTCGACGAGGATCTCGCCCGCGCCCATCCCTATAACGGCGACAAACTGCATCTCCAGATGCAGGAGGCGCCCTGTTCCTATCAGGCCGAGAACCGGTTCGAAGGTGGCGCGCCCTCCGAGGTTTAG
- a CDS encoding methionine ABC transporter permease — MTRPMFDLLVKGMWETVVMTGVSGALSFVIGLPLALILVTTDKGGIFQNLLINRSLGWLVNALRSVPFIILLVAAIPLTRLIVGTAIGIGAAIVPLTLAAAPYFARVAEVSLREVDRALIDAARAMGATRMTILRDVLIPEALPGIVSGFTVTMVTLIGASAMAGAVGAGGLGDIAIRYGYQRFETVIMVAVVIILIVMVSIMQWAGDALARRIDHR, encoded by the coding sequence ATGACGCGGCCGATGTTCGACCTTCTGGTCAAGGGGATGTGGGAGACGGTGGTGATGACCGGGGTTTCCGGCGCGCTGTCTTTCGTGATCGGCCTGCCGCTTGCGCTGATCCTCGTGACGACCGACAAAGGCGGTATCTTTCAGAACCTGCTGATCAACCGGAGCCTTGGCTGGCTGGTGAATGCGCTGCGGTCGGTTCCGTTCATCATCCTGCTGGTGGCGGCTATTCCGCTGACGCGGCTGATCGTGGGCACGGCCATCGGGATCGGCGCGGCGATTGTGCCGCTGACGCTGGCGGCGGCGCCCTATTTCGCCCGGGTGGCCGAGGTATCGCTGCGCGAGGTCGACCGCGCTTTGATCGATGCGGCCCGCGCGATGGGCGCGACCCGGATGACGATCCTGCGCGATGTGCTGATCCCCGAGGCTTTGCCTGGCATCGTTTCGGGCTTTACCGTGACCATGGTGACGCTGATCGGCGCCTCTGCAATGGCGGGGGCGGTCGGGGCCGGCGGGCTTGGCGATATCGCGATCCGCTATGGTTATCAGCGCTTTGAGACGGTGATTATGGTCGCAGTCGTGATCATCCTGATCGTGATGGTGTCGATCATGCAATGGGCCGGAGATGCGCTGGCACGGCGCATCGACCATCGCTGA
- a CDS encoding methionine ABC transporter ATP-binding protein, which produces MAGAGTVAGAGSGPGAEVPAVQLDHVVRRFNDRPALDDISLTLGRGEIVGLIGRSGAGKSTLIRCLNGLDRPQAGRVVIDGTDISTLSEQALNPVRRRIGMIFQHFNLLSAKTVAENVALPLKIAGVTRAARMKRVMELLDLVGLADKANAYPAQLSGGQKQRIGIARALAPEPLLLLSDEATSALDPETTQQILTLLKDVNRQLGLTILMITHEMEVVRQIAHRVLVLDAGRIVEEGPVAKVLASPQTDTTRSLLRGLSPVLPADLLAQIASEGDQALIRVDVYGPDARRPLLAGVEAITGQPARLLHGGLNDVQGEPYGRLFLALGTADKDKLAAVVAKLKPETTAIEVLGYVPANV; this is translated from the coding sequence ATGGCAGGGGCGGGAACAGTGGCCGGAGCAGGGTCGGGGCCGGGCGCGGAAGTGCCGGCGGTGCAGCTTGACCATGTGGTCCGGCGGTTCAATGACCGGCCGGCGCTGGACGATATTTCACTGACGCTGGGGCGGGGCGAGATCGTCGGGCTGATCGGGCGCTCTGGCGCGGGAAAATCGACGCTGATCCGCTGCCTGAACGGGCTTGACCGGCCGCAGGCGGGGCGGGTTGTGATCGACGGCACCGATATCTCGACGCTGTCAGAACAGGCGCTGAACCCGGTGCGTCGCCGCATCGGGATGATTTTCCAGCATTTCAATCTGTTATCTGCGAAAACCGTGGCCGAGAATGTCGCGCTGCCTTTGAAGATCGCAGGCGTGACCCGCGCCGCCCGGATGAAACGGGTTATGGAATTGCTGGATCTGGTCGGGCTTGCCGACAAGGCGAATGCCTATCCGGCGCAGCTTTCGGGCGGGCAGAAGCAGCGGATCGGCATCGCGCGGGCGCTGGCGCCCGAGCCGCTTTTGCTTTTGTCGGATGAGGCTACTTCGGCGCTCGACCCCGAGACCACACAACAGATCCTGACGCTGCTTAAAGATGTGAACCGCCAGCTTGGCCTGACGATCCTGATGATCACCCATGAGATGGAGGTGGTGCGCCAGATCGCCCATCGTGTCCTCGTGCTGGATGCGGGACGTATCGTCGAGGAAGGCCCGGTGGCGAAGGTGCTTGCCAGTCCTCAGACCGACACCACCCGCAGCCTTTTGCGCGGCCTCTCGCCGGTCTTGCCGGCGGATCTGCTGGCGCAGATCGCGTCCGAAGGGGATCAGGCGCTGATCCGCGTTGATGTCTATGGGCCCGATGCCCGCCGCCCGCTTCTGGCCGGGGTCGAGGCGATCACGGGCCAGCCCGCGCGGCTGCTGCATGGCGGGTTGAATGATGTTCAGGGCGAGCCTTACGGCAGGCTATTTCTGGCACTTGGGACCGCTGACAAGGACAAGCTGGCTGCGGTGGTGGCAAAGCTGAAACCGGAAACGACCGCAATCGAGGTGCTCGGCTATGTCCCCGCAAATGTTTGA